From Mycobacterium lacus, one genomic window encodes:
- the rpe gene encoding ribulose-phosphate 3-epimerase — protein sequence MSLMARSTGGPLIAPSILAADFARLANEAAAVPGADWLHVDVMDGHFVPNLTIGLPVVQSLLAATSIPMDCHLMIDNPDRWAPPYAEAGAYNVTFHAEATDNPIAVARDIRAAGAKAGLSIKPGTPLEPYLEVLRHFDTFLVMSVEPGFGGQSFIPEVLSKVRTVRKMVDAGELTILVEIDGGINEDTIEQAAEAGVDCFVAGSAVYGAADPQAAVEALRRQAGAASAHLRP from the coding sequence CTGTCGCTCATGGCTCGCAGCACGGGGGGTCCGTTGATTGCGCCGTCGATCCTGGCCGCCGATTTCGCCCGGCTGGCCAACGAAGCGGCCGCGGTGCCGGGTGCCGACTGGTTGCACGTCGACGTGATGGACGGCCACTTCGTGCCGAACTTGACGATCGGCCTGCCGGTGGTGCAGAGCCTGCTGGCCGCCACCAGCATCCCGATGGACTGTCACCTGATGATCGACAACCCCGACCGGTGGGCACCGCCGTACGCCGAAGCGGGCGCCTACAACGTCACCTTCCACGCCGAGGCGACCGACAATCCGATCGCGGTGGCTCGCGACATCCGCGCCGCGGGTGCCAAAGCGGGGCTCAGCATCAAGCCGGGGACACCGCTGGAGCCCTATCTCGAGGTCCTGCGGCACTTCGATACTTTCCTGGTGATGTCGGTCGAGCCCGGCTTCGGTGGCCAGAGTTTCATCCCCGAGGTGCTCAGCAAGGTGCGTACCGTGCGCAAGATGGTCGATGCGGGTGAGTTGACGATCCTGGTGGAGATCGACGGCGGTATCAACGAGGACACGATCGAACAGGCCGCCGAGGCCGGTGTCGACTGTTTTGTCGCCGGATCGGCGGTCTACGGTGCGGCCGACCCGCAGGCCGCGGTGGAGGCACTCCGGCGCCAGGCCGGTGCCGCGTCAGCGCATCTACGCCCATGA
- the ribH gene encoding 6,7-dimethyl-8-ribityllumazine synthase — protein MSGGAGVPDMPAIDASGVRLGIVASTWHSEICDALLDGARKVAAESGIDNPTVVRVLGAIEIPVVTQELARNHDAVVALGVVIRGQTPHFDYVCDAVTQGLTRVSLDASIPVGNGVLTTDTEEQALDRAGLPTSAEDKGAQATAAALTTALTLRDLRARS, from the coding sequence ATGAGCGGTGGCGCCGGTGTGCCGGACATGCCGGCGATCGACGCGTCCGGTGTGCGGCTCGGTATCGTCGCCAGCACCTGGCACAGCGAGATCTGCGACGCGCTGCTGGACGGCGCGCGGAAGGTGGCCGCCGAGTCCGGTATTGACAACCCGACGGTGGTACGGGTGCTCGGCGCCATCGAGATTCCGGTGGTGACCCAGGAGTTGGCCCGCAACCATGATGCCGTTGTTGCGCTGGGTGTCGTGATACGCGGGCAGACACCGCATTTCGACTACGTGTGCGATGCGGTAACCCAAGGCTTGACTCGGGTCTCACTGGACGCCTCGATACCGGTGGGCAACGGGGTGCTGACCACCGACACCGAGGAGCAGGCGCTGGATCGCGCTGGGCTTCCGACGTCGGCCGAGGACAAGGGCGCCCAGGCGACGGCGGCCGCCCTGACCACCGCGCTGACCCTACGCGACCTGCGCGCTCGGTCGTGA
- the fmt gene encoding methionyl-tRNA formyltransferase codes for MRLIFAGTPEPALPALRRLFDSPRHEVIAVLSRPDAASGRQGKPQPSPVAREALDRGIPLLRPARPNSPEFVAELSELAPECCAVVAYGALLGDPLLAVPPRGWVNLHFSLLPAWRGAAPVQAAIAAGDTITGATTFLIEPSLDSGPVYGVVTETIHPADTAGDLLERLAISGAALLATTLDGIADGTLTPRPQPAEGISIAPKITVERARVRWDLPAPVVERRIRAVTPNPGAWTLIGDLRVKLGPVQLDSGSPERLPPGGIHVDRRSVWIGTGSEPVRLGQIQPPGKKPMNAADWARGARLGPDARAS; via the coding sequence GTGCGTCTCATCTTCGCCGGCACCCCCGAGCCCGCGCTGCCCGCCCTGCGTCGCCTGTTCGACTCCCCCCGCCACGAGGTGATCGCGGTGCTGAGCCGGCCCGACGCCGCCTCCGGCCGGCAGGGCAAGCCGCAGCCGTCGCCGGTGGCCCGCGAGGCGCTCGACCGCGGCATTCCCTTGTTGCGGCCCGCGCGGCCGAACTCGCCAGAGTTCGTCGCCGAACTGTCGGAGTTGGCGCCGGAATGCTGTGCGGTGGTGGCTTACGGCGCGCTGCTCGGCGACCCGCTGCTCGCCGTGCCCCCGCGTGGCTGGGTGAACCTGCATTTCTCGCTGCTGCCGGCTTGGCGCGGCGCGGCACCGGTACAGGCCGCGATCGCCGCGGGGGACACGATCACCGGAGCCACCACGTTCCTGATCGAGCCGAGTTTGGACTCCGGACCGGTGTACGGAGTCGTCACCGAGACGATCCACCCGGCCGATACCGCCGGCGATCTGCTTGAGCGACTGGCGATTTCGGGGGCGGCGCTGCTGGCGACCACGCTGGACGGCATTGCCGACGGAACATTGACGCCTCGACCGCAACCGGCGGAGGGGATCAGTATTGCGCCGAAAATCACGGTGGAGCGGGCCCGGGTGCGCTGGGACCTGCCGGCGCCGGTCGTCGAACGCCGGATCCGTGCGGTCACGCCCAACCCGGGCGCCTGGACGCTCATCGGTGACCTGCGGGTCAAACTCGGACCGGTACAGCTCGATTCGGGGTCACCAGAACGCTTGCCGCCCGGCGGTATTCACGTCGACCGCCGGAGCGTATGGATCGGTACCGGCTCGGAACCGGTGCGGCTGGGCCAGATTCAGCCGCCCGGAAAGAAACCGATGAACGCTGCGGACTGGGCGCGTGGTGCCCGCCTCGGCCCCGACGCACGGGCGTCATGA
- a CDS encoding LppX_LprAFG lipoprotein, with protein sequence MQTPGRHCRLFAVLAALGIAASLVAGCSSGSKQSGGPLPDAATLVKQATDATKNVKSAHLVLTVKGKIPGLSLKTLTGDLTTTPNTAAKGNATITLGGSDIDADFVVADGNLFATLTPNKWSDFGPAADIYDPSQILNPDVGLANVLANFTDAKAEGRDTINGQSAVRINGKVSAAAVNQIAPPFNATQPVPATVWIQETGDHQLVQAMLDKGSGNSVQMTLSNWGEQVQVTKPQVS encoded by the coding sequence ATGCAGACCCCCGGACGTCACTGCCGTCTCTTCGCCGTCCTCGCCGCCCTGGGCATCGCCGCCTCCCTGGTTGCCGGCTGCTCGTCGGGCTCCAAGCAGAGCGGCGGCCCACTCCCCGACGCGGCGACTCTGGTCAAGCAGGCCACCGATGCCACCAAGAACGTCAAGAGTGCGCACCTGGTGTTGACGGTGAAAGGCAAGATTCCGGGGTTGTCCCTCAAGACGCTGACCGGTGACCTGACCACGACGCCGAACACCGCGGCGAAAGGAAACGCCACGATCACGCTCGGTGGGTCCGATATCGATGCCGACTTCGTGGTCGCCGACGGAAATCTGTTTGCCACCCTCACCCCGAACAAGTGGAGCGATTTCGGTCCGGCCGCCGATATCTACGACCCGTCGCAGATCCTGAACCCCGACGTCGGCCTGGCCAACGTACTGGCGAACTTCACCGACGCCAAGGCCGAGGGCCGCGACACCATCAACGGCCAGAGCGCCGTCCGCATCAACGGAAAGGTTTCGGCCGCGGCGGTGAATCAGATTGCCCCGCCGTTCAATGCGACGCAACCGGTGCCGGCCACCGTCTGGATCCAGGAAACCGGCGATCACCAGCTGGTGCAGGCCATGTTGGACAAGGGGTCGGGCAATTCCGTCCAGATGACCTTGTCGAATTGGGGCGAGCAGGTCCAGGTCACCAAGCCTCAGGTCAGCTGA
- a CDS encoding Rv1419 family lectin, which translates to MDESRLLGGVRRALVMVVAVFGVAVLSAGAASADGPVQLKSRLGDVCLDAPSGSWFAPLVINPCNGTDFQRWNLTGDGQIESVAFPTECVNVPGDGIWARLQPCINWISQKWAIQPNGLVTSDLGGCLAVLGGPGPGTWVSTRWCSPGAPDQQWDSVP; encoded by the coding sequence ATGGATGAATCGCGGTTGCTGGGCGGTGTTCGCCGGGCCCTTGTCATGGTCGTCGCAGTGTTCGGTGTCGCGGTGCTCAGCGCTGGCGCGGCCAGTGCCGACGGCCCGGTCCAGTTGAAGAGCCGATTGGGCGATGTTTGTCTGGACGCCCCCAGTGGGAGCTGGTTTGCCCCGCTGGTGATCAACCCCTGCAATGGGACGGACTTTCAGCGGTGGAACCTCACCGGTGACGGTCAGATCGAGAGCGTGGCCTTCCCCACGGAGTGCGTGAACGTGCCAGGTGACGGCATCTGGGCGCGCCTGCAGCCTTGTATCAATTGGATCAGCCAGAAGTGGGCCATCCAGCCCAACGGCCTGGTTACGAGTGATCTTGGTGGCTGCCTGGCCGTTCTTGGCGGCCCGGGTCCCGGGACTTGGGTGTCCACCCGCTGGTGCAGCCCCGGAGCGCCCGACCAACAGTGGGATAGCGTTCCGTGA
- a CDS encoding riboflavin synthase — protein sequence MFTGIVEELGEVTERDALADAARLIIRGPTVTADAGHGDSIAVNGVCLTVVEVLPDGRFSADVMAETLNRSNLGALRPGSRVNLERAAALNSRLGGHIVQGHVDGTGEVVARTPAEHWEVVRIEMPAAVARYVVEKGSITVDGISLTVSGLGAEPRDWFEVSLIPTTRELTTLGSAPVGTRVNLEVDVIAKYVERLLQRAE from the coding sequence ATGTTCACCGGAATTGTCGAGGAACTCGGAGAGGTGACCGAAAGGGACGCCCTCGCCGACGCCGCGCGCCTGATCATCCGCGGCCCCACCGTGACCGCCGATGCGGGCCACGGGGATTCGATTGCCGTCAACGGCGTGTGCCTGACCGTCGTCGAGGTGCTGCCCGACGGCCGATTCAGCGCCGATGTCATGGCCGAGACGCTGAACCGTTCCAACCTGGGCGCATTGCGGCCCGGCAGCCGGGTGAACCTGGAGCGCGCGGCAGCGCTGAACAGCCGGCTCGGCGGGCACATCGTGCAGGGGCATGTGGACGGCACCGGCGAGGTCGTGGCGCGCACCCCGGCGGAGCATTGGGAGGTGGTGCGGATCGAGATGCCGGCGGCGGTGGCGCGTTATGTCGTCGAGAAGGGGTCGATCACCGTCGACGGGATTTCCCTGACGGTCTCCGGGCTGGGCGCCGAACCCCGCGACTGGTTCGAGGTGTCGCTGATCCCCACGACCCGGGAGCTGACCACGTTGGGTTCGGCCCCGGTGGGAACGCGGGTCAACCTCGAGGTCGATGTGATCGCGAAGTATGTGGAACGGCTGCTGCAGAGGGCCGAATGA
- a CDS encoding PH domain-containing protein translates to MTVKSDRGDWDVVLRSRRTPLCAYAAAFLIAAAHITVGLLLKIKSSGVIFQAADQVAFAALGLIFAGAVLLFTRPRLRVGAAGLSVRNLLDDKLVPWSDVVGVSFPSGSRWARIELPGDEYIPLLAIQAVDKEHAVRAMDTVRSLLARYRPDLR, encoded by the coding sequence GTGACTGTCAAATCGGACCGGGGCGACTGGGATGTCGTGCTGCGTTCCCGCCGGACGCCGTTATGTGCTTACGCCGCAGCGTTCCTAATCGCGGCGGCACATATCACGGTGGGCTTGCTCCTCAAGATCAAGTCCAGCGGGGTGATCTTCCAGGCCGCGGATCAGGTGGCGTTCGCGGCGCTGGGTCTGATATTCGCTGGCGCCGTGCTGTTGTTCACCAGGCCTCGACTACGGGTGGGCGCTGCCGGGCTTTCGGTGCGTAATCTGTTGGACGACAAGCTCGTTCCGTGGTCCGATGTGGTCGGCGTGTCGTTTCCGTCGGGCAGCCGGTGGGCACGGATCGAGCTGCCCGGCGACGAGTACATCCCGTTGTTGGCGATCCAGGCCGTCGACAAGGAGCACGCCGTGCGGGCCATGGACACCGTGCGCTCGCTGCTGGCCCGTTATCGGCCGGACCTGCGCTGA
- a CDS encoding MFS transporter translates to MRAGRRVAISAGSLAVLLGALDTYVVVTIMRDIMNDVGIPVNQLQRITWIVTMYLLGYIAAMPLLGRASDRFGRKLLLQVSLALFMVGSVVTALAGHWGDFHLLIAGRTIQGLASGALLPVTLALGADLWAQRTRAGVLGGIGAAQELGSVLGPLYGIFIVWLFREWQYVFWINVPLTLIAMAMIHFSLPSHDRSANPEKVDIVGGVLLAIALGLAVIGLYNPEPDGKQVLPSYGLPLVIGAIVTAVVFVIWERFARTRLIEPAGVHFRPFLSALGASVAAGAALMVTLVDVELFGQGVLQMDQTQAAGLLLWFLIALPIGALAGGWIATRAGDRATTFVGLLIAAYGYWLISHWRVGLLDQKHNIFGWVTLPAMRADLLVAGLGLGLVIGPLSSATLRVVPAAQHGIASAAVVVARMTGMLIGVAALSAWGLYRFNQILAGLSAAIPPNATLLERLAAQGHMYVHAFALMYGDIFKVTAVVCVAGALLGLLVSGRKEHADEPEVPEQQAVAPQSA, encoded by the coding sequence ATGCGGGCAGGACGCCGAGTCGCAATCAGCGCGGGCAGCCTCGCGGTGCTGCTGGGTGCCCTCGACACCTATGTCGTCGTCACCATCATGCGCGACATCATGAATGACGTCGGCATCCCGGTTAACCAGCTGCAGCGGATCACCTGGATCGTCACGATGTACCTGCTGGGCTACATCGCCGCGATGCCGCTGCTGGGCCGGGCTTCCGATCGGTTCGGCCGCAAGCTGCTGCTGCAGGTCAGCCTGGCGCTGTTCATGGTGGGTTCGGTGGTCACCGCTCTGGCCGGGCACTGGGGCGATTTCCACCTGCTGATCGCCGGCCGGACGATACAGGGTTTGGCCAGCGGCGCGCTGTTGCCGGTCACGCTTGCTCTGGGCGCCGATTTGTGGGCGCAGCGCACCCGCGCCGGCGTGCTGGGCGGCATCGGTGCCGCACAGGAACTCGGCAGCGTGCTGGGCCCGTTGTACGGCATCTTCATCGTCTGGCTGTTCCGCGAGTGGCAATACGTGTTCTGGATCAACGTCCCGCTGACCCTGATCGCCATGGCGATGATCCATTTCAGCCTGCCGTCGCACGACCGCAGCGCCAATCCCGAGAAGGTCGACATCGTCGGTGGTGTGCTGCTGGCGATCGCGCTGGGGCTTGCGGTCATCGGGCTGTACAACCCCGAACCCGACGGCAAACAGGTGCTACCGAGCTATGGCTTGCCCTTGGTGATCGGCGCGATCGTTACCGCGGTGGTTTTTGTGATCTGGGAGCGCTTTGCGCGCACCCGGCTGATCGAACCCGCCGGGGTGCACTTCCGGCCGTTCCTTTCGGCGCTGGGTGCTTCCGTCGCGGCCGGCGCGGCGCTGATGGTGACCCTGGTCGATGTCGAACTGTTCGGTCAGGGCGTGCTGCAGATGGACCAGACTCAAGCGGCCGGGCTGCTGCTGTGGTTCCTGATCGCCCTGCCGATAGGGGCGCTGGCGGGCGGCTGGATCGCCACCAGGGCGGGCGACCGTGCGACGACGTTCGTCGGACTGCTCATCGCGGCGTATGGCTACTGGCTTATTTCGCACTGGCGAGTCGGCTTGCTCGACCAAAAGCACAACATCTTCGGATGGGTAACCCTGCCGGCAATGCGCGCCGACCTGCTGGTCGCGGGGCTGGGACTGGGCCTGGTGATCGGGCCGTTGTCGTCGGCCACCCTGCGGGTTGTCCCGGCCGCCCAGCACGGCATCGCCTCGGCGGCGGTGGTGGTGGCCCGGATGACCGGCATGCTGATCGGCGTGGCCGCGCTGAGCGCCTGGGGCTTGTACCGGTTCAACCAGATCCTGGCCGGCCTGTCGGCCGCGATCCCGCCCAACGCCACCCTGCTGGAACGCCTGGCCGCGCAGGGACACATGTACGTGCATGCGTTCGCGTTGATGTACGGCGACATATTCAAGGTCACCGCCGTCGTCTGTGTGGCGGGAGCGCTGCTGGGTCTCCTGGTCAGCGGCCGCAAGGAGCATGCGGACGAACCGGAAGTCCCCGAGCAACAGGCCGTCGCGCCTCAAAGCGCCTAG
- a CDS encoding bifunctional 3,4-dihydroxy-2-butanone-4-phosphate synthase/GTP cyclohydrolase II, with translation MTRLDSVERAVADIAAGKAVVVIDDEDRENEGDLIFAAEKATPELVAFMVRYTSGYLCVPLDGAICDRLGLLPMYAVNQDKHGTAYTVTVDARNGVGTGISASDRATTMRLLADPSSIADDFTRPGHVVPLRAKDGGVLRRPGHTEAAVDLARMAGLQPAGAICEIVSQKDEGSMAQTDELRVFADEHGLALITIADLIEWRRKHEKHIERVAEARIPTRHGEFRAIGYTSIYEDVEHVALVRGEIAGPNADGDDVLVRVHSECLTGDVFGSRRCDCGPQLDAAMAMVAREGRGVVLYMRGHEGRGIGLMHKLQAYQLQDAGADTVDANLRLGLPADARDYGIGAQILVDLGVRSMRLLTNNPAKRVGLDGYGLHIIERVPLPVRANAENIRYLMTKRDKMGHDLAGLDDFHESVHLPGEFGGAL, from the coding sequence ATGACGAGACTGGACTCCGTCGAACGGGCGGTTGCCGACATTGCGGCGGGCAAGGCCGTCGTCGTCATCGATGACGAGGATCGGGAGAACGAGGGCGACCTGATCTTCGCCGCCGAAAAGGCGACACCGGAGCTGGTGGCCTTCATGGTCCGGTACACGTCGGGCTATCTCTGCGTGCCGCTGGACGGCGCGATTTGCGACCGGCTGGGCTTGTTGCCGATGTACGCGGTGAACCAGGACAAGCACGGGACCGCCTACACCGTCACGGTCGATGCGAGAAACGGCGTCGGAACAGGGATTTCGGCCTCCGACCGAGCCACCACGATGCGGTTGTTGGCCGATCCGTCCAGCATTGCCGACGATTTCACCCGCCCCGGCCACGTGGTTCCGCTGCGGGCCAAGGATGGCGGCGTGTTGCGGCGGCCCGGCCACACGGAGGCCGCGGTCGATCTGGCCCGGATGGCGGGGCTGCAACCCGCGGGCGCGATCTGCGAGATCGTCAGCCAAAAGGACGAGGGCTCGATGGCCCAGACCGACGAATTGCGGGTCTTCGCCGACGAGCACGGCCTTGCGCTGATCACGATTGCCGACCTGATCGAATGGCGCCGCAAGCACGAGAAGCACATCGAGCGCGTCGCCGAGGCGAGGATCCCGACTCGCCACGGCGAGTTTCGCGCGATCGGCTACACCAGCATCTACGAGGACGTCGAGCATGTCGCGCTGGTGCGCGGCGAGATCGCCGGGCCCAACGCCGACGGCGACGACGTGCTGGTCCGGGTGCACTCGGAGTGCCTGACCGGTGACGTGTTCGGCTCCCGCCGGTGTGATTGCGGTCCTCAGCTGGACGCCGCGATGGCGATGGTCGCGCGCGAGGGGCGGGGCGTCGTGCTGTACATGCGCGGCCACGAGGGCCGCGGCATCGGCCTGATGCACAAACTGCAGGCCTACCAGTTGCAGGACGCCGGCGCCGATACCGTGGATGCCAACCTCAGGCTCGGATTGCCGGCCGACGCAAGGGATTACGGCATAGGTGCCCAGATTCTCGTCGACCTCGGGGTCCGTTCGATGCGGCTGCTGACCAATAACCCGGCCAAGCGGGTCGGGCTGGATGGGTACGGGCTGCACATCATCGAGCGGGTGCCGCTGCCGGTGCGGGCCAACGCGGAGAACATTCGCTATTTGATGACCAAGCGCGACAAGATGGGCCACGACCTGGCCGGCCTGGACGATTTTCACGAATCCGTCCACCTGCCGGGTGAATTCGGCGGTGCTTTGTGA
- the ribD gene encoding bifunctional diaminohydroxyphosphoribosylaminopyrimidine deaminase/5-amino-6-(5-phosphoribosylamino)uracil reductase RibD, producing MNQPQDQPQSVNSVDAAMRLAIEQANRVKGSTYPNPPVGAVIVDPDGRVVGVGATQPAGGDHAEVMALRRAGRLAAGGIAVVTLEPCNHFGKTPPCVNALIEARVGTVIYAVDDPNAIAGGGSGRLKAAGVQVRSGILANEVMAGPLREWLHKQRTGLPHVTWKYATSIDGRSAAADGSSQWISSEAARADLHRRRAIADAIIVGTGTVLADDPALTARLPDGSLAERQPLRVVVGMRDVPPEAKVLNDDSRTMVIRTHEPVEVLRALSDRTDVMLEGGPTLAGAFLRAGAINRILAYVAPILLGGPVSAVDDVGVSSIAHALRWQFDSVEQVGPDLLLSLVAR from the coding sequence ATGAACCAGCCGCAGGACCAGCCGCAGTCGGTCAACAGCGTCGATGCCGCGATGCGGCTGGCCATCGAGCAAGCCAACCGGGTCAAGGGCAGCACTTATCCGAACCCGCCGGTCGGCGCCGTGATCGTGGACCCCGACGGCCGCGTCGTTGGGGTGGGCGCCACCCAGCCCGCCGGCGGTGACCACGCCGAGGTGATGGCGCTGCGCCGGGCCGGTCGGTTAGCGGCGGGCGGCATCGCGGTGGTCACCCTCGAGCCGTGCAACCATTTCGGCAAGACGCCGCCCTGCGTGAACGCCCTCATCGAAGCCAGGGTGGGCACGGTGATCTACGCCGTCGATGACCCAAACGCGATCGCCGGCGGCGGGTCGGGACGGCTCAAAGCGGCCGGTGTGCAGGTGCGATCCGGCATCCTCGCCAACGAGGTGATGGCGGGACCGCTGCGGGAGTGGCTGCACAAGCAGCGGACCGGGTTGCCGCATGTGACGTGGAAATACGCCACCAGTATCGATGGCCGCAGCGCCGCCGCGGACGGATCCAGCCAATGGATCTCGAGCGAGGCGGCGCGCGCCGACCTGCATCGCCGCCGGGCCATCGCCGACGCGATCATCGTCGGCACCGGCACCGTTTTGGCCGACGATCCGGCCCTGACCGCCCGATTGCCCGACGGTTCGCTGGCCGAGCGCCAACCGCTGCGTGTGGTGGTGGGCATGCGTGACGTGCCGCCGGAAGCAAAAGTTCTCAACGACGATTCGCGCACCATGGTGATCCGCACCCATGAGCCCGTGGAGGTGCTCAGGGCACTGTCGGACCGCACCGACGTGATGCTGGAGGGTGGCCCCACGCTGGCGGGTGCCTTCTTGCGGGCCGGGGCGATCAACCGGATCCTGGCCTATGTCGCGCCGATCCTGCTGGGCGGCCCCGTCAGCGCGGTCGACGACGTGGGGGTGTCCAGCATCGCGCACGCGTTGCGGTGGCAGTTCGACAGCGTCGAGCAGGTGGGCCCGGATCTGCTGCTCAGCCTGGTGGCGCGCTAG
- a CDS encoding RsmB/NOP family class I SAM-dependent RNA methyltransferase, with protein sequence MTRKSYEPRRKRLDPARRAAFDALRAVTERDAFVNLVLPALLRERGITGRDAAFATELAYGACRTRGLLDAVIGAAAGRSPGAIDPALLDLLRLGVYQLLRTRVGAHAAVSTTVDAAGIEFDSARAGFVNGVLRTVAARDERSWVDELAPDPARDPIGHTAFVHAHPRWIAQAFADALGAAATELDALLASDDQRPQVHLAARPGALTATELAHAVHGTVGRYSPYAVYLPGGDPARLAPVREGRALVQDEGSQLVARALTLAPVDGDTGRWLDLCAGPGGKTALLAALGARSGARITAVEPSPHRADLVADNTRGLRVDVLRIDGRHTDLQPIFDRVLLDAPCTGLGALRRRPEARWRRQPADVGALVKLQRELLAAAIALTRPGGVVLYATCSPHLAETVGVIADALRRHPVSALDTRPLFEPVVEGLGDGPQVQLWPHRHGTDAMFAAALRRQ encoded by the coding sequence ATGACCCGTAAGTCATACGAGCCGCGCCGCAAACGGCTGGACCCGGCGCGTCGCGCGGCGTTCGACGCGCTGCGGGCGGTCACCGAGCGCGACGCCTTCGTAAACCTGGTGCTGCCCGCCCTGCTGCGTGAACGCGGTATCACCGGCCGCGACGCCGCGTTCGCCACCGAGCTGGCCTACGGCGCCTGCCGCACCCGGGGCCTACTGGACGCGGTCATCGGTGCGGCCGCCGGACGCTCGCCGGGGGCGATCGATCCGGCCCTGCTCGACCTGCTCCGGCTCGGCGTTTACCAGCTGCTGCGCACCCGGGTCGGCGCCCACGCCGCGGTGTCCACCACCGTCGATGCGGCCGGCATCGAATTCGACTCGGCGCGAGCGGGTTTCGTCAACGGCGTGCTGCGCACCGTCGCCGCGCGAGACGAGCGCTCCTGGGTGGACGAGTTGGCCCCCGACCCGGCGCGAGATCCGATCGGGCACACCGCGTTCGTGCACGCCCACCCACGCTGGATCGCCCAGGCCTTCGCCGACGCGCTGGGCGCGGCGGCCACAGAACTTGACGCGTTGCTGGCCAGCGACGACCAACGGCCGCAGGTGCATCTGGCGGCGCGCCCCGGGGCGCTGACCGCCACCGAATTGGCGCACGCCGTGCACGGCACCGTCGGCCGGTATTCGCCGTACGCGGTGTACCTGCCGGGCGGTGACCCCGCACGGCTGGCGCCGGTGCGCGAGGGCCGGGCCCTGGTCCAGGACGAGGGCAGCCAATTGGTGGCGCGGGCGCTGACGCTGGCCCCGGTCGACGGCGACACCGGACGTTGGCTGGACCTGTGTGCCGGGCCGGGCGGCAAGACCGCGCTGCTGGCCGCGCTAGGCGCGCGATCCGGGGCCCGGATCACCGCGGTCGAGCCGTCGCCGCACCGCGCGGACCTGGTAGCCGACAACACCCGGGGGCTGAGGGTCGACGTGTTGCGGATCGACGGGCGGCACACCGATCTGCAGCCAATCTTCGACCGGGTGCTCCTCGACGCTCCCTGTACCGGGCTGGGTGCCTTGCGTCGTCGGCCGGAAGCCCGCTGGCGGCGTCAGCCGGCCGATGTGGGGGCGCTGGTCAAGCTGCAACGTGAGCTGCTGGCGGCCGCGATCGCGCTGACGCGGCCCGGCGGCGTGGTGCTCTATGCCACCTGCTCGCCGCACCTGGCCGAAACCGTCGGGGTCATCGCCGACGCGCTGCGCCGTCATCCGGTGTCCGCGCTGGATACCCGGCCGTTGTTCGAGCCGGTCGTCGAAGGTCTTGGCGATGGTCCCCAGGTACAACTTTGGCCGCACCGCCACGGCACCGACGCCATGTTCGCCGCCGCGCTGCGCCGCCAGTAG